One Cheilinus undulatus linkage group 22, ASM1832078v1, whole genome shotgun sequence DNA window includes the following coding sequences:
- the LOC121504222 gene encoding leucine rich adaptor protein 1-like → MDEDNNVFPDLKDIETKLGRKVPDSLIRSLVGGKHKEHEKSTATHLVNCKFRSNSADLKRLESKMLFLKQEMAHLRAIDGKLMQQLMSINEGIESIRWMIEDKGGVASQDGSLTGSLYSLSDSQDGASLRGSFNSLNDGNSDGLDSLSVGSYLDTLAEDISDNPSPTDLDCFMEKSVIDGDAFSKSPLKLRVESDEYYCFG, encoded by the exons ATGGATGAGGATAACAACGTTTTCCCAGATTTGAAGGATATAGAGACGAAACTGGGTCGAAAAGTACCGGATAGTCTCATTCGTAGTCTTGTTGGAGGAAAACATAAAGAGCATGAGAAGTCGACGGCGACGCACTTGGTGAACTGCAAGTTTCGAAGTAATTCAGCGGATTTGAAGAGACTGGAGAGCAAAATGCTGTTCCTGAAACAAGAAATG GCACATTTGCGAGCCATCGATGGCAAGCTGATGCAGCAGCTGATGTCCATCAACGAGGGCATCGAGTCCATCCGTTGGATGATAGAAGACAAAGGAGGCGTGGCCAGCCAGGACGGCAGTCTGACGGGCAGTTTGTACAGCCTGTCGGACAGCCAGGACGGCGCCTCGCTGCGAGGCAGCTTTAACAGCTTGAATGATGGGAACAGTGACGGGCTGGATAGCTTGTCTGTAGGCAGCTACTTGGACACGCTAGCAGAGGACATCTCGGACAACCCTTCACCCACAGACCTGGACTGTTTCATGGAGAAATCGGTTATCGACGGGGACGCTTTCAGCAAATCACCTTTGAAACTCAGGGTGGAGTCAGATGAATACTACTGCTTTGGATAA